The following are from one region of the Candidatus Neomarinimicrobiota bacterium genome:
- the folP gene encoding dihydropteroate synthase yields MTEDKVSSEIGKTWLIKDQELHLDTPVIMGILNVTPDSFSDGGQFIDPSMAVSRALEMLDQGATIIDVGGESTRPGSLPISVEEEISRTVPVITALAAQSDAIISIDTQKAPVAQAALKAGAHIINDVSAGRSDPEMFEIVRNSQAGYILMHMQGNPETMQIAPSYGNVMDDIEHFLMEQIRSATSVGIDIERIVVDPGIGFGKTLEDNLTILGNLQRINAAGRPIMIGASRKSFIGMIDDSPADQRLGGSLAAIISGFMRGVRIFRVHDVAETRQVLDIFSAIQKHSD; encoded by the coding sequence ATGACTGAGGACAAAGTTTCATCTGAAATAGGAAAAACATGGTTGATTAAAGATCAGGAGTTACATCTAGATACGCCAGTCATAATGGGCATTCTAAATGTGACTCCTGATTCATTTAGTGATGGTGGTCAGTTTATTGATCCTTCAATGGCGGTTTCTCGTGCTTTGGAGATGTTGGATCAGGGTGCGACCATTATTGATGTTGGGGGAGAATCTACGCGTCCTGGCTCACTGCCAATATCGGTGGAAGAGGAAATATCTCGCACGGTTCCAGTTATCACTGCTCTGGCTGCACAGTCAGATGCAATCATTTCAATAGACACTCAAAAAGCACCCGTAGCACAGGCTGCGCTAAAGGCTGGCGCTCATATTATCAATGACGTATCTGCAGGTCGTAGTGACCCAGAAATGTTTGAGATTGTCCGTAATAGTCAAGCGGGATATATCCTTATGCATATGCAAGGCAACCCTGAAACCATGCAGATAGCACCATCATACGGGAACGTGATGGATGATATTGAACACTTTCTCATGGAACAAATACGTTCTGCAACTTCAGTTGGGATTGATATTGAGCGGATTGTAGTGGATCCCGGCATAGGTTTTGGAAAAACTTTAGAAGACAATCTAACTATATTGGGAAATCTACAGCGTATAAATGCCGCCGGCAGACCCATCATGATTGGCGCCTCACGGAAATCATTTATCGGTATGATTGATGACTCACCAGCAGACCAACGGCTCGGGGGATCACTGGCGGCAATCATCTCAGGATTTATGAGGGGTGTTAGAATTTTCAGAGTTCATGACGTTGCTGAAACACGGCAAGTTCTTGATATCTTCAGTGCCATTCAAAAACATTCGGATTAA